Proteins from a single region of Stappia sp. ES.058:
- a CDS encoding adenosine deaminase, whose product MTEPLSSSGLPKAELHVHIEGAAPPELVRELAERNGVDVSGIFAEDGSYDWADFTQFLAAYDSASRVFRSPQDYARLAETYLRSIAQEGAIYAELTVSPDHAAASGLSYADYVGGLAEGIGRARAATGIEARMIAVGVRHFGARAVEQVATQVVSHPHPLVTGFGLAGDETEGHPANFARAFRMAAEAGLGLTAHAGETAGAESVMAALDFLQVSRIGHGVRAIEDTVVVERLVRDGIVLEVCPGSNLALGIYGALRFHPVNLLRRAGCRITLNSDDPPFFGTTLAREYESCARTFGWSREQSLDITRTAVAAAFCDEDTRGRLLRVVAEADAKASDPA is encoded by the coding sequence ATGACAGAGCCCCTGTCTTCGTCCGGCCTGCCCAAGGCCGAGCTGCATGTCCACATAGAGGGTGCCGCCCCGCCGGAGCTCGTGCGCGAGCTTGCCGAGCGCAACGGCGTCGACGTGTCCGGTATCTTTGCCGAGGACGGCTCCTACGACTGGGCGGACTTCACGCAGTTCCTCGCCGCTTATGACAGCGCGAGCCGGGTGTTTCGCTCACCTCAGGACTATGCGCGCCTCGCCGAGACCTATCTGCGCTCCATCGCGCAGGAGGGCGCGATCTATGCCGAACTGACGGTCTCGCCCGATCACGCGGCAGCAAGCGGTCTCTCCTATGCCGATTACGTCGGCGGTCTTGCAGAGGGCATCGGACGCGCGCGCGCGGCAACCGGCATCGAGGCGCGGATGATCGCCGTCGGCGTGCGCCACTTCGGTGCCCGCGCAGTGGAGCAGGTCGCAACGCAGGTCGTTTCGCATCCCCATCCCCTGGTCACCGGCTTCGGCCTGGCCGGTGACGAAACCGAAGGACATCCGGCGAATTTCGCCCGCGCCTTTCGCATGGCGGCGGAGGCGGGGCTGGGTCTGACCGCCCATGCCGGCGAGACGGCCGGTGCGGAAAGTGTGATGGCGGCGCTCGATTTCCTGCAGGTCTCGCGCATCGGTCATGGCGTTCGTGCGATCGAGGACACCGTGGTTGTCGAGCGGCTGGTGCGCGACGGTATCGTGCTGGAAGTCTGTCCCGGATCCAATCTGGCTCTGGGGATCTATGGCGCGCTGCGGTTTCATCCGGTCAACCTGCTGCGCCGCGCCGGTTGCCGCATCACGCTGAACTCCGACGATCCGCCGTTTTTCGGCACGACGCTCGCCCGCGAGTACGAGTCCTGCGCGCGCACCTTCGGCTGGAGCCGGGAGCAGAGCCTGGACATCACGCGCACGGCGGTCGCCGCCGCCTTTTGCGACGAGGACACCCGCGGGCGTTTGCTGCGTGTGGTGGCGGAGGCCGACGCGAAGGCATCCGACCCGGCGTGA